Within Amycolatopsis sp. FDAARGOS 1241, the genomic segment AGCTTCGCGATCGTCCGGGCGCGCTCGCCCCGGCGGATGCCCTCGGCGACGCCCGCGACCGCGCCCGGCTCTTCGAGCAGCGCCGTCTCGTACAGCACGCGGAACCGCACGCCCCGCCCCAGCGCGCGGAACTCCTCGTCGTTCTCCGAAGCGGCCATCGCGATCGGCGCCTCGCGGCAGAACCAGAGGACTTCTTCGCGCGCGTCGCGTTGCAGCGAGAGAGCTTGCTGCCGGATCGCCTCCGCGCCCGTGACCACCTCGACCAACCGCGACGGATCACGCCGGCGCACGTTGCCGCGGTACTGCTCGGCCAGTTCCGTCACCGCTGCCCGCGCGCGTTCGAGCTCCGACTGACCCTGCAGCAACAGCGGGCCGAGCGACACGTCGGGTGGCGCGGGCACGTAGTGCTCGCCGGTGCGGCTCACGAGCCGCTTCGTCACGAGCGCGCCGAGCACCCGTTCCGCCTCGGCCGCCGCGATCCCCAGCCGCGCAGCGACGTCGGCGGGAATCGCGCGGTAGCCGTCCACGAGCACGCGGAAGACCCGTTCCTCATCGGCGGTCAGGCCGAGCGCTTCGAGCACCGCACCTCCTCGTCGTCCGTGCCCGAGGTATCCAACTCGGTGCAGGTGTCGATCAAGGATCACGGGTGAGTCGGTGCGGTCACGGCTCACCGCGCGGGGTTCGGCAGACCCTTCGCCGGCGGCGTCACGGCGGCGAGCGCGTCGACCATGCCGTGGCCGTAGAAGCCGTTGTAGCTGTCGTAGCCGGCGCAGTACGCGTCCTGCGTACCGTCGCCGGTGAGGTCGTAGTCGTCGGGGCAGGGCATGGGCGTCGCCCGCGTCTCCAGCGTGCGCCGGAGCGCGGCGGGTCCCATGCTCGGGTGCGCCGATTTCAGCAGCGCGAGCACACCCGCGACGTGCGGCGCGGCCATCGACGTCCCGCACAGCGGCCCGTACCCGCCGGGCACGGTCGACACCACGCAGCGGCCCGCTTCGCCACCCGGCGCGGTGACATCCACCACACCGAGGCCGTACGAGCTGTAGCCCGCCTTCACCCGGTCAGTGCCGACGGCCGACACCGCCACCACGTCCCGCAGACCCGCGGGCAGCGCTTCGCACTTCGCCGCGCTCGGCGCTCGCACGCCCGAGCGGGCCGACGGCGTGAGGTCCACCGCCTCGTTCGTCGCCGCGGCGACGTTCAGCGTCCCGGCCGAGGTCGCGTACTCGACGGCGCGCGCGAGCACCTCGTGCACCACTCCCCGGTCGTCGCCGCGCACGCACGAGAGGGACCACGGGTTCACGAACCAGCTGCTGTTGGTCACGGGGAAGTGGTGGGCGGCCGACCACATCAGACCGCACACCGCGGCCTCCGGATCGGCGTAACCGCGGTCGTCGATCACCTTCACCGACGCGATCCGCACGCCGGGCGCGACCCCGGTCACGCCCTTGCCGTCGTCGGCCGCGGCGATGATGCCCGCGACGTGCGTGCCGTGCACCGACGTGGTCGGCTGCCACGCCTCGGGCCGCGGGTCGGCGACGCCGGTGAGGCAGCCCGCGGAGTCGGCCGGGTCCAGCGCGCCCGCGAGGTCGGGGTGGTGCGGGTCGACGCCGGAATCCAGCACACCGACCACCACGTCGCGGCTGCCTTCGGACACCTGGTGCGCCCAGGTCGCGTCGACCACCCGCATGTCCCACTGCTCGCCCGACAGGTCCGCCGCCGGCACCCGCGCCGGGTCGGACAGGCGCAGCTCGGCCCGCGCCGGCTGCGGCCGCACCGGGTCGCCGGTCGCGCGCTGGGCCGCCAGTCGCGTGGCCTGCGCACTGAACGCGCGGTCGAGCCCGATGTGGCCGGCGAAATCCGGATCGCCCGAAGTGACGACCGCCACGGCGATCTGCGGGTAGTACCCGGTCGGGTGACCGCACGCGGCCTCGACCTGCGCGTCGGCGGAGTCCTCGGATGTCCCGCGGTCGAAGGCGACGACGTAGCGCAGCGGCCGGCCCGCAGGGCGGCACCCGGTGCCGTCCGCGTCCGCCACCGGTACGGCGGCGAGGCACCCCGAAAGCACCGCGACCAGGCACACGGCCGCGCGCAGCGGCCGCGCCAGCAGGGACACCGGACCTCCTACCGAGCGGGGGAACACGCGTGCGTGCGCACGCGTGCCCGAGCCGCACGCTAGCCAGGCCGGAGCGGCTCGACAAGCAGAACGGCCAAGTTCGCCCGCCCGCATGAGCCCGGCACGCCCGGTTGCCTGCTGCGGGGCACCGACTACACCGGGTTCACCCCCGGGTGTGGGATACTCACGTCGACCGCCTCGTCGACGGGCATCCCGCCCGCGTCGTGCGCGGTCCGGAGGAGTGCCGGACAGGCACCGCGCGCGTCGCCCCCGGGAGGCCGGGCAGCTCGACGTCGTGGAGCCGGTCCGCGGGGGCTGCTAGCCGTGCCGGCGCACCGCCGAGGAGACCTGGCCGTGCCCGGCTCGCCGAACCCCGGTGGGCCGCACGGTTGCCGAGCAAGGATTCCCGCCGCTGGTCACCACCACGGCGGGCACGAAACAGAAAGGGCCCCTGCGCGGCCGCGTCGTCACCGGTGGGAACCGGCCGACGCGCCCGGGGGCGGAGGAGACACATGTCGAACGCGGACACACCCGCCGATCAGACCGGCGGGAATACCGCCGCATCCGTGGCGAGCCAGTTGGGCGAGCTGCCGCCGCGCATCCGTGTGCACGCGCTGGCCAAGCTGCTGGGCCAGAGCAGCCGCGACCTGCTCGCCAAGCTGGCCGAACTGGGGGAGAGCCCCCGCAGCGCGCAGTCGAGCGTGACCCGTGAGGTCGCGTTCCGCGTGGCCGAGGCACTGGCTGAGCCGGCCGACGAAGCCGGCGCGGAAACCGTTGAGGCGGCCGAGACTTCCGAGACTTTCGAGGCGTCCCCGGCGGCCGAAAGCGCCGAGGCCGCTTCGCCGCAGCCCGAGCCCGCCGCTGCGGCTTCCGCTGCCCAAGCGCAGGCCGAGCCCGCGGCGCCCGCCGCCGAGCCGGAGGAACGGACGCCCGCGCGCCGTCGCGTGCGCCGCAGCGTCGCGCCCGCGATCCCGGCCGCCGAAGCCCCGGCTGCCGAGACCGAGCCCGAACCGCAGTCCGCGCAGGCCAAGCGCCCGGTGCACGTGCCGGTGTTCGCCGCGCCGTCGCCGGTGTTCCTGCCACCGGAGCCCGAGCCGGCGGCAGAACGCCCCGCGCGGCCGCGGCCCGAGGCCGTGTTCGGCGTCGGCTCCGAGCCGGTGAAGGCCGAGCAGGCTGAGGAAGAGCAGGTCGAGGACACCACGGCCGACGAGGCCGACGACCGCTCCGACGAAGACGGCGAAGGCCCCGGCGGCCGGCGCCGCCGCCGGCGCGGACGTCGCGGCCGCGGTCGCGGCAAGGGCGGCGACGAAGGTGCCGACACCGACGAGGAGCCCGGCGAGGACCAGGGCCGCAAGCGCGAGGACGACAGGGACAGGGACAAGGACGAGGACGACAAGGACAAGCAGGCCGACACCGAGGCCGGTGAACGCGCCGAGGGCGAGTCCGACGAGTCCTCCGCGGACGGCGACGCCGACAGCGAGGTCGACGGCGAGGGTGGCAGCCGCCGCCGGCGCCGCCGGCGCCGCCGCAAGGGCGGGGACGACGACACCGCCGACGCCGCGGGCGGCGACGACCCGCCGAACACCGTCACCCACGTGCGCCAGGGCAAGGCCGAGCAGGCCGAGCGCCCGGCGCGCGATGAGGTGCGCAGCGTCCGCGGCTCCACGCGCCTGGAGGCCAAGCGCCAGCGCCGCCGCGACGGCCGCGAGGCCGGCCGCCGCCGCGCGCCGATCCTGTCCGAGGCCGAGTTCCTGGCCCGCCGGGAGTCGGTGGAGCGCACGATGGTCGTCGCCGAGAAGGGCGACAACACGCAGATCGGCGTGCTCGAGGACGGCGTCCTCGTGGAGCACTTCGTCACGTCGGCCGGCAGCGGCTCGATCGTCGGCAACGTCTACCTCGGCCGCGTGCAGAACGTGCTGCCGAGCATGGAGGCCGCGTTCATCGACATCGGCCGCGGCCGCAACGCCGTGCTGTACGCCGGTGAAGTCGACTGGGACGCCGCCGGCCTCGAGGGCAAGGCGCGCAAGATCGAGCAGGCCCTGTCCACCGGCGACAGCGTGCTCGTGCAGGTCACCAAGGACCCGGTCGGGCACAAGGGTGCCCGGCTGACCACGCAGATCTCGCTGCCGGGCCGCTTCCTGGTCTACGTGCCGGCCGGCGGGGCCACCGGCATTTCGCGCAAGCTGCCGGAGAACGAGCGGCGCCGCCTCAAGGACATCCTCAAGCGCATCGTCCCCGAGGACGCGGGCGTGATCATCCGCACCGCCTCGGAGGGCATCAGCGAGGAGGAGCTCGACCGCGATGTCCGACGACTCAAGGCGCAGTGGGACGTCATCAAGGAGAAGGCCGACGCCGGGTCCGCCCGCAAGGGCGGCGCGCCGACCATGCTCTACGAGGAGCCCGACCTGCTGGTGAAGGTCGTGCGCGACCTGTTCACCGAGGACTTCGCCAAGCTCGAGGTGCAGGGCGGCAAGGCGTGGGAGACCATCCGCTCCTACGTCGAGCACGTCGCCCCGGACCTGACCGATCGGCTCAAGCGTTACACCGGCACCGGCGACGTGTTCGCCGACCACCGGGTCGACGAGCAGATCATGAAGGCCCTCGACCGCAAGGTCTGGCTGCCCTCGGGCGGGTACCTCGTGATCGACCGCACCGAGGCCATGACGGTCATCGACGTCAACACGGGCAAGTTCACCGGCTCGGGCGGCAACCTCGAGGAGACGGTGACGCGCAACAACCTGGAGTCGGCGGAGGAGATCGTCCGCCAGCTGCGGCTGCGCGACATCGGCGGCATCATCGTGATCGACTTCATCGACATGGTGCTCGAGTCCAACCGCGAACTGGTGCTGCGCCGCCTCACCGAGTGCCTGGGCCGCGACCGCACGCGCCACCAGGTCGCGGAGGTGACGTCGCTGGGCCTGGTCCAGATGACGCGCAAGAAGATCGGCACGGGCCTGCTCGAGGCGTTCTCGACGCCGTGCGAGCACTGCAAGGGCCGCGGCGTGATCGTGTCGACCGAGCTGCAGCGCAACGGCGGCGGCAACGGGCACAACGGGCACAACCACGCCGCCGGCGCGGACAGCAAGGGGTCCCGGCGCTCCCGCGGCCGCGGTGGCAAGACCGAGGAGCAGCACACCGAGCACCCGAAGGCCGACCAGCCGGCCGGCCCGACGCCCGAGCAGCGCGAATCCGCGGTGTCCGCCGTGCAGGCCATGGTGAACGCGTCGAAGGCGGCGTCGGTCAAGACCGACCACGAGCCCGCTGAGGCGCCCGAGGCTGCCGGCCAGCCGGCACCGGGCGGCGAGGCCACGGCCGGTGGCGAGGTCCACGCGGCGACCGCCGGTGGCGAGGCCGGGCAGGCCGCCGAGGACACGACCGGTGACCAGCGCAAGTCCCGCCGCGAGGCACGGGCTGCGCGCCAGGCCGCCGCAGCTGCGGAGGCTCCGGCCGAGCGGGCGGCCGATGTCCAGGCCGGCTCGGAGGCCAAAGCGGAGGCCGCGGAGGTTCGCTCGGACGAGGCCCAGCCGGCTGCGGAGAGCGAGACCGCCGCGTCGGAGGTCCAGCCGGAGCCGGCTGGAGCCGCTGAGGCGGACGAGTCTGCTGAGGCGGCTCAGGAGGCCGAATCCGAGGCCAACGTGCCGGTCCCGGCGACGCGGCCCACCCGGCGCCGTCCGCGCCGGGCGGCGTCGCGGCCGGCGGGTCCGCCGGTGCACGCCACGGAGCAGAGCTGAAAGACCACGTAGGGGACCCCGGTGTCCATCCACCGGGGAACCTCACGTAACCTGTAGTACGGCCTGCCACCAGAGCAGGCCGCTGCGCGAGCACCTGGACCGCCCCCGGGCGGGCCGTCCGCGCCAGCCCCCCACCCGATTGCCTAGTAGTTTTAGGGCCGAGTTAATGCAGGAGACTTCCGTGTCGGCGTACGCGATCGTCAAGACCGGCGGCAAGCAGTACAAGGTGGCCGTCGGCGACGTCGTCGAGGTCGAGAAGCTCGAGGGCGAGCCGGGCACCGAGCACACCTTTCCCGCCGTGCTGTTCGTGGACGGTGGCGAGGTCACCACGGACGCCGACGCGTTGGCGAAGGTCTCGGTCACCGGCAAGGTCGTGGAGCAGACCAAGGGTCCGAAGATCCGGATCCACAAGTTCAAGAACAAGACCGGCTACCACAAGCGCCAGGGTCACCGGCAGAAGCTGACCCGCGTCGAGGTCACCGGCATCTCCAAGTAGTTCTTCGGATCTTCGTAGACTGAAACTTTGCAAGAAGGGCTTGAGCGATGGCTCACAAGAAGGGTGCGTCCAGCTCCCGCAACGGTCGTGACTCCAACGCCCAGCGGCTGGGCGTGAAGCGCTACGGCGGCCAGGAGGTCAACGCCGGCGAGATCCTGGTCCGCCAGCGCGGCACCAAGTTCCACCCCGGCGTGAACGTCGGCCGTGGCGGCGACGACACGCTGTTCGCGCTCGCCGCCGGTGCGGTCGAGTTCGGCACGAAGCGTGGCCGCAAGACGGTCAACATCGTGCCGGTCGAAGCCTGAGTTTTCGGCTTCTTCGACACGTACGACTCTCGAACGAGGGGTGGAGCCGGAATACCCGGCGCCACCCCTCGTTTGTCTTGTCCGGTAGTTCTTCGTTTTTCGTGAGTGAAGTGAGGCAATGTCATGGCGTCCCGGTTCGTGGACCGTGCGGTGATCCACTTGACCGCCGGTGACGGTGGGAACGGCTGTGCCTCGGTGCACCGCGAGAAGTTCAAGCCGCTCGGCGGTCCCGACGGCGGCAATGGCGGCAACGGCGGCGACGTCACGCTGATCGTCGACCCCGGTGTCCACACGCTGCTCGACTTCCACTTCCGCCCCCACGCCCGCGCCGGCAACGGCAAGATGGGCCAGGGCGGCCACCGCAATGGCGCCATGGGCGACGCGCTGGAGCTGCGCGTGCCGTCCGGCACCGTCGTGTTCACCGAGGATGGCGAGCTGGTCGCCGACCTCGTCGCACCGGGCACGAGGTTCGTCGCCGCCCAGGGCGGCCGCGGTGGCCTCGGCAACGCCGCGCTGGCGTCGAAGGCCCGCAAGGCCCCCGGGTTCGCGCTGCTGGGCGAGCCGGGTGAGTCGCGCAACCTCGTGCTGGAGCTGCGGTCGGTCGCCGACGTCGGCCTGCTGGGCTTCCCGAGCGCGGGCAAGTCGTCGCTGATCTCCGTGCTCTCGGCCGCGAAGCCGAAGATCGCCGACTACCCGTTCACCACGCTCGTGCCGAACCTGGGCGTGATCACCGCCGGCAACACCGTCTACACGATGGCGGACGTGCCGGGCCTGATCCCCGGCGCCGCCGAGGGCAAGGGCCTGGGACTGGACTTCCTGCGCCACATCGAACGCTGCGCCGTGCTGGTGCACGTGGTCGACTGCGCGACGCTCGAGCCGGGCCGCGACCCGTTGTCCGATGTGGACGCGCTGGAGACCGAACTCGCGAAGTACACGCCGGGCCTGGGCGGCAAGCTCGACGAACGCCCGCGCGTGGTCGTGCTGAACAAGATCGACGTGCCGGAAGCCGCCGAGCTGGCCGAGTTCGTGCGCCCGGAACTCGAGGCGCGTGGCCTGCAGGTGTTCGAGATCTCGACAGCGTCGCGCAAGGGCCTGCGGGAGCTCAGCTTCGCGCTGGCGAAGGTCGTGGAGGAGTACCGCGAGGCGCAGCCGGTGCTGGAGCCGGAGCGGATCGTGCTGCGGCCGCTCGCCGTCGACGACACGGGCTTCACCGTCGAGGCCGACCCGGAGGAAGAGGGCGCGTTCATCGTCCGCGGGGCGCGGCCCGAACGCTGGATCCGGCAGACGAACTTCGCCAACGACGAGGCCGTCGGGTACCTCGCCGACCGGCTCAACCGCCTCGGCGTCGAGGACCTGCTCGCGAAGCGGGGTGCCAAGCCGGGCAGCCCGGTCACGATCGGCGACGTGCAGTTCGAGTGGGAGCCTTCGACCCCCGGCGTCGCGGTGCACCTGTCCGGCCGTGGCACGGACGTCCGGCTGGAGCGCACCGACCGCGTCAGCGCGTCCGAGCGCAAGGAAGCCCGCCGGGTCCGTCGTGACGGGACCGCCGAGGACGACGAGACGGCCGGCTTCGCGGACGACTTCGACAACGATCTGGAAGATCTGGACCGGTGAGCGGCACGCGCGTCGAGATCGCCGAAGCTCGCAGGGTCGTCGTCAAGGTCGGTTCGTCGGCCCTCACCACGGCGGGCGATGGCTTGGACGTGAAGAGACTCGACGCGCTGGTCGACGCCATCGCGGCGCGGGTCGCGCGGGAGTGCCAGATCGTGCTCGTGTCCTCGGGTGCGATCGGCGCGGGCCTGGCGCCGCTGTCGCTGGGCAAGCGCCCGCGTGACCTGGCCACGAAGCAGGCGGCGGCGAGCGTCGGGCAGCTCGCGCTGGCCCACGCGTACGCCGAATCGTTCGGCCGGTACTCGCTCACCGTCGGCCAGGTCCTGCTGACTTCCGACGACGTCGTGCGCCGCTCGCACTACCGCAACGCGCAGCGCACGTTCTCGCGGCTGCTCGCGCTCGGCGCCGTACCGGTGGTGAACGAAAACGACACCGTCGCCACGCAGGAAATCCGCTTCGGGGACAACGACCGCCTCGCCGCGCTCGTCGCCCACCTCGTCGGTGCCGACGCGCTGATTCTGCTGTCCGATGTGGACGGTCTCTACGACGGCGACCCGCGCGACGGCGCGACGCGCAAGATCACCGAGGTGCTCAGCGAGTCGGACGTCGAGGGCATCGCCGTCGGCATGTCGTCGTCGGGCCTCGGCACCGGCGGCATGGTCTCGAAGCTCGCCGCCGCCCGCACGGCCGCGGGCGCCGGTATCCCCGTGCTCCTCGCGGCCGCCGCCGACGCGGCCGGCGCGCTGGGCTCCGCCGACGTCGGCACGGCTTTCGCCCCGGCCGACACGCGCCTGTCTGCGCGCCGCTTCTGGCTCGGCTACGCCGCGGATTCCACCGGGCGCCTGCGCCTCGACGACGGCGCCGTGGCCGCGATCCTGCGCCGCCGTTCGCTGCTCGCCGCCGGCATCACGGGCATCGAGGGCAAGTTCGAAGCGGGCGACGTCGTGGACCTCGTGGACGCCAAGGACGTCCCCGTCGCCCGTGGCGTGGTCTCGTTCGACGCCGGCGAACTGCCCGACCTCATCGGCCGCTCCACCCACGAGGTCTCCGTGGAGCACCGCCGCGAAGTCGTCCACGCCGACGATCTCGTCCCCCTGCGCCGCTCCTGACTGCTCGGCGAAGGCCGAGTTGTTCGTCGAGAATCCGGCCTGCTCGCGCCTCGAAGCCGGACACCCGAAGTTTCGCCGGCCGGTGCCGTCCAGGCTGTCGGCGAAAGTTTGGTACCCGACACAGCCCCGGTGTCTGAACCACCCGCCCAGCCCGCGTGGGGCGACGCCGTTGTCGCCCCGCACGGTCAAAGGTTGATCAGGCGGGCGCCGCCGTCGGTTTCCAGGACGGTGCCCGTGGTGTTCGCATTCGTGGCCGCGAAGACGACGGCTTCGGCGACGTCCTCGGCTGTCCCGACCTTGCGGACGGGCAGGGCGGCGGCCGCCCGCGCGAAGTAGGCCGCGCGCTGCTCGGCCGGGAACCCGCTCCACCGCGGCGTGTCCACGACACCCGGCGACACGGCGTTCACGCGGATCGGCGCCAGTTCGGCCGCCAACGGTTTGATCGCGGCTTCGAGCGCGCCGTTGATCGCCGCGATGCCGGCCGTGCCGGGCATACCCGTGCGCGCGCTGACGGCCGTGACCAGGGTGATCGAGCCCGTCGGCGCGAGCCGGGGCAGGAGTGCCTGGATCGTCGTGAGGTGCGCCCAGAACTCGGCATCGAAGGCGCGGCGCAGCATGCCCAGATCGAGGTCCGCGATCGGGCCCATGCCTTCGGTGCCGCTCAGGCTCACGACCAGTGCGTCGAGCCGGCCGAGCTGGTCGCCGAGCGCGGTCATCGCGGCCGCGTCGCCGCCATCGGGCTGGTGGCCGGTGAGGTCCGGGTCGCTGAGCGCGAGGTCATCGAGCCGCTCCTTGCCGCGGCCGGTCAGGCGGACCTCGAAGCCGTGCTCACGCAGCTGGCGTGCGGTCGCCAGCCCGATGCCCGAAGTGCCCCCGGCGACGAGGGCTCGCGTCTGGCGCCGAAGCACCGGTGGCCGTCGCGGAGTACGAACGCGAGATGCGCAAGTACGCGGACAAGGCCGTCCGCGCTTCGGCCCGCAGCGCCGAACAGTTCGTTTCCGAAAGCCGCCTCGGCCGGGCGCTGACACGGACGATGCTGCGGGCGATGGGCGCGGTTCAGAAATTGCGCCGTTGAGGCTCAGGCCGCGGGCCGGGGGAGTGCCGCGATCGCCGTTTCCGCGATGTCCAGCCGAGCTTCCTCGCTCGCGCCCGCTTTGCTGCCTCGATGGCGCGCAGGACGGCCGGCAGCAGTGCCGCCAGTCTGATCCGCCAGTCCGGCCGCGCCCGCGGCCCGCAGGCGGCCGCGGTGGGCGACGTCGGCGGCGTCGACGTGGGTGACCAGGCGGGAGTGAGCGTCCTCGGCGGACCCGCGCCGCTCGCGCCCGGTGGCGTCGACGATCGCGGCGCAGGAGGCCGACGCGTCGTCGTTCGTCAACGGCGCGGAGTGGTTTGTCGGGGGACCGAGCAGACCCGAGCCCCGGCGGGACTAGGCGGTCCCGCCGGAGCACCCGTGGTCAGAGCCGGCGCGGGGCCTCGATGCCGAGCAGTTCGAGGCCGAGCACGAGCGTCCGCGACGTCAGCGTGGCCAGCTGCACCCGCGACGCCCGCAGCTGCGGTGTTTCCGCCGCGAGCACTGGGCACTGCTCGTAGAAGCGGGAGAACGTCACGGCCGTGTCGTACAAGTACGTGCAGAGCTTGTGCGGTACGTACGCGACGGTCGCGGAGCGGACGGCTTCACCGAAGCGCAGCAACGTGAGCGCGAGCGCGCGTTCGGCCGGCTCGGCGAGCGAGACCGGCGCTGTCTCGTGCTCGCCCGCCTTGGCGAGGATCGACTCGATCCGCGCGTGCGCGTACTGCAGGTAGACGGACGTGTTGCCGTCCTTGGCCAGCATGCGGTCCCACTCGAACACGTAGTCGCGTTCGCGGTCGCCGGACAGGTCGGCGTACTTCACCGCACCGATCCCGACCGCCCGCGCGACCTCGCGCTGTTCGTCCGCGCCCAGCTCACTGCGTTCGGCCACCACGTCGGCGGCCTGCGAAACCGCTTCGGCCAGCAGGTCGGCGAGCTTGATCGTCTCGCCCGCGCGCGTGCGCATGACCTTGCCGTCGGCGCCGAGCACCGAGCCGAAGCCGATGTGCTCGGCGTGCACACCTTCGAGCCAGCCCGCGGCGCGGCAGACAGCGAAGATCATCGCGAAGTGCTGAGCCTGCGGCGTGCCGACGACGTACAGCAGATCGGTCGCGCCGCGTTCAGCGGTCCAGTACTTCGCGGTGGCGAGGTCGGTGGCCGCGTAGCCGTAGCCCCCGTCGCTCTTGCGGACGATCAGCGGCAGCCGGTCACCTTCGCGATTGTGGAAGCCTTCGGGGAACACGCACACGGCGCCGTCGCTGAGCTCGGTGAGCCCGTCGGCTTCGAGTTCGTCGACGACCTTCCCGAGGTACGGGTTGTAGAAGCTCTCGCCGTAGATGTCCGCGTCGGTGAGCGTGATGCCGAGCAGGTGGTAGACGTCGTTGAAGTGCCGCTTGGACTCGTCGACGAGCTCCTGCCAGGTGGCGAGCGTCTGCTCGTCGCCGCTCTGCAGCTTCACGACTCGCTCGCGCGAGCGCGTGGCGAAGGCCTCGTCGGAATCGAACTTCCGGCGCGCGGCTTGGTAGAACGCGTTGAGGTCGCCGATTCCGCTGCGCCCAGCGGGTGGATCGTCGAGCAGGTGCTCGATGAGCATGCCGAACGGCGTGCCCCAGTCGCCGAGGTGGTTGTGCGGCAGCACTTCGTGGCCCGCGAACCTCAGCAGCCGCGAGATGGCGTCGCCGATCACCGACGAACGCAGGTGCCCGACGTGCATCTCCTTCGCGACGTTCGGGCTGCTGTAGTCGAGCGCGATCCGGCGCGGCTTCGCGGCGGGCTCGACGCCGAGCCGCGCGTCGTCGCTCAGCGCGGCCACGCGCTCTTCGAGCCACTCGCGGCGGAGCACGAAGTTGAGGAACCCGGGGCCGGCGATCTCGGGCGGCTCGGCGACGTCGTCGAGCCGCAGGTGCGCCACGATGGCCGAGGCCACCTCGCGCGGCGGCCGTCCGAGGCGTTTGCCCAGGCTCATGGCCAGGTTGCACTGGTAGTCCACGCCGTCACGCGTCGAGACCGCGATCAGCGCGTCCCTGGGGGCGATGTCGACGTCGAGCGCGCGGTGGAGGGCGTCCACCACGCGTCGCGCCAGCTCCTCACTAACCTCGGGCTTGCGCACGGTGTCCCTCCTTCTTCGCGTAGTCGAGTCGACGCAGCGTAGCGACTCGGCCCGGCGCGGCCCGAAGGGATCACCGCAGTTCGCTGCCTCTCGTCTCCGGCAGCCGCAGCACGACGAGGAACGCGATCACCCCGGCGACCGCGACGTACCAGAAGAACGCCGTGGCCGCCCCGGCCGCGGAGAGCGCGTTGAGCACCAGCGGCGCCGTCCCGCCGAAGACCGCGACGGTCAGGTTGTACCAAGCGCCGATGCCCAGCCCGCGCAGTTCGGTCGGGAAGAGCTCGCTCATGATCGCCGGCGTGAGTGCCGTGACGGCCGCGTAGAGCGCCAGCCCCACGCAGAACACCACGAGCAGCCCGCCGAACCCCGGCCCGACCAGGAACGACAGCGGCACGATCACCACCGCCGTCACCCCGGACCACACCAGCATCTGCGGCTTGCGCCCGATCCGGTCCGACAGCGCGCCCAACGGGTATTGCAACGCCACGAACAACGCAGCTCCGATCGACAACGCGAGGAACGCGTCGACCTCGTCCGCCCCGCGCGACTTCACCGCGAACGCCGTGAGAGCGCTGAAGAAGGTGTAGTAGCACAGCGTCGCCAGCATCGTGATGCCGACGAGCTGCCCCACGGCCTTCGGG encodes:
- the rplU gene encoding 50S ribosomal protein L21; the protein is MSAYAIVKTGGKQYKVAVGDVVEVEKLEGEPGTEHTFPAVLFVDGGEVTTDADALAKVSVTGKVVEQTKGPKIRIHKFKNKTGYHKRQGHRQKLTRVEVTGISK
- the rpmA gene encoding 50S ribosomal protein L27 yields the protein MAHKKGASSSRNGRDSNAQRLGVKRYGGQEVNAGEILVRQRGTKFHPGVNVGRGGDDTLFALAAGAVEFGTKRGRKTVNIVPVEA
- a CDS encoding S8 family serine peptidase; this translates as MSLLARPLRAAVCLVAVLSGCLAAVPVADADGTGCRPAGRPLRYVVAFDRGTSEDSADAQVEAACGHPTGYYPQIAVAVVTSGDPDFAGHIGLDRAFSAQATRLAAQRATGDPVRPQPARAELRLSDPARVPAADLSGEQWDMRVVDATWAHQVSEGSRDVVVGVLDSGVDPHHPDLAGALDPADSAGCLTGVADPRPEAWQPTTSVHGTHVAGIIAAADDGKGVTGVAPGVRIASVKVIDDRGYADPEAAVCGLMWSAAHHFPVTNSSWFVNPWSLSCVRGDDRGVVHEVLARAVEYATSAGTLNVAAATNEAVDLTPSARSGVRAPSAAKCEALPAGLRDVVAVSAVGTDRVKAGYSSYGLGVVDVTAPGGEAGRCVVSTVPGGYGPLCGTSMAAPHVAGVLALLKSAHPSMGPAALRRTLETRATPMPCPDDYDLTGDGTQDAYCAGYDSYNGFYGHGMVDALAAVTPPAKGLPNPAR
- a CDS encoding translation initiation factor IF-2 N-terminal domain-containing protein, translated to MSNADTPADQTGGNTAASVASQLGELPPRIRVHALAKLLGQSSRDLLAKLAELGESPRSAQSSVTREVAFRVAEALAEPADEAGAETVEAAETSETFEASPAAESAEAASPQPEPAAAASAAQAQAEPAAPAAEPEERTPARRRVRRSVAPAIPAAEAPAAETEPEPQSAQAKRPVHVPVFAAPSPVFLPPEPEPAAERPARPRPEAVFGVGSEPVKAEQAEEEQVEDTTADEADDRSDEDGEGPGGRRRRRRGRRGRGRGKGGDEGADTDEEPGEDQGRKREDDRDRDKDEDDKDKQADTEAGERAEGESDESSADGDADSEVDGEGGSRRRRRRRRRKGGDDDTADAAGGDDPPNTVTHVRQGKAEQAERPARDEVRSVRGSTRLEAKRQRRRDGREAGRRRAPILSEAEFLARRESVERTMVVAEKGDNTQIGVLEDGVLVEHFVTSAGSGSIVGNVYLGRVQNVLPSMEAAFIDIGRGRNAVLYAGEVDWDAAGLEGKARKIEQALSTGDSVLVQVTKDPVGHKGARLTTQISLPGRFLVYVPAGGATGISRKLPENERRRLKDILKRIVPEDAGVIIRTASEGISEEELDRDVRRLKAQWDVIKEKADAGSARKGGAPTMLYEEPDLLVKVVRDLFTEDFAKLEVQGGKAWETIRSYVEHVAPDLTDRLKRYTGTGDVFADHRVDEQIMKALDRKVWLPSGGYLVIDRTEAMTVIDVNTGKFTGSGGNLEETVTRNNLESAEEIVRQLRLRDIGGIIVIDFIDMVLESNRELVLRRLTECLGRDRTRHQVAEVTSLGLVQMTRKKIGTGLLEAFSTPCEHCKGRGVIVSTELQRNGGGNGHNGHNHAAGADSKGSRRSRGRGGKTEEQHTEHPKADQPAGPTPEQRESAVSAVQAMVNASKAASVKTDHEPAEAPEAAGQPAPGGEATAGGEVHAATAGGEAGQAAEDTTGDQRKSRREARAARQAAAAAEAPAERAADVQAGSEAKAEAAEVRSDEAQPAAESETAASEVQPEPAGAAEADESAEAAQEAESEANVPVPATRPTRRRPRRAASRPAGPPVHATEQS
- a CDS encoding LuxR family transcriptional regulator; translation: MLEALGLTADEERVFRVLVDGYRAIPADVAARLGIAAAEAERVLGALVTKRLVSRTGEHYVPAPPDVSLGPLLLQGQSELERARAAVTELAEQYRGNVRRRDPSRLVEVVTGAEAIRQQALSLQRDAREEVLWFCREAPIAMAASENDEEFRALGRGVRFRVLYETALLEEPGAVAGVAEGIRRGERARTIAKLPVRLAVADRAIALCPLADDETTGEPTAALVLGSSLVTGLVALFESYWERASPLRIDGAPGDAPLTADERRLLSLLVGGVSDKSIAKHLGISPRTVQRRLQDLMQRADASSRMQLAWQVAKLGWLD
- the obgE gene encoding GTPase ObgE yields the protein MASRFVDRAVIHLTAGDGGNGCASVHREKFKPLGGPDGGNGGNGGDVTLIVDPGVHTLLDFHFRPHARAGNGKMGQGGHRNGAMGDALELRVPSGTVVFTEDGELVADLVAPGTRFVAAQGGRGGLGNAALASKARKAPGFALLGEPGESRNLVLELRSVADVGLLGFPSAGKSSLISVLSAAKPKIADYPFTTLVPNLGVITAGNTVYTMADVPGLIPGAAEGKGLGLDFLRHIERCAVLVHVVDCATLEPGRDPLSDVDALETELAKYTPGLGGKLDERPRVVVLNKIDVPEAAELAEFVRPELEARGLQVFEISTASRKGLRELSFALAKVVEEYREAQPVLEPERIVLRPLAVDDTGFTVEADPEEEGAFIVRGARPERWIRQTNFANDEAVGYLADRLNRLGVEDLLAKRGAKPGSPVTIGDVQFEWEPSTPGVAVHLSGRGTDVRLERTDRVSASERKEARRVRRDGTAEDDETAGFADDFDNDLEDLDR